TCATCCTCCTCACTTTCTTCCGGAACAGTTGGTAAAGGAGGAACAACAAAACCGTCTTCAGTTTtaattctcttttccatttGGTTAGACTGGTGTCTATTTTGTTTACGTTTAGTGGATTGGTTAGCATAGGTGAGCGTGCCCCTTAAGTCTAAGTCTTTTGGTAATCTTCTGGAGAGATCTGTGGCGGTGAATGTAACACCTTTAACGTTTTCCTCGTCAATTTTGAGATCTTCGTACAATGCAGTTCTTTCATCAAGGTCTTGGAAAAGTCCTGTCTTGGCCAATGGGTGAGACAAGTCGTTGGAGAGTTGCTCTGTTAGTGAGAGGGCTGCGGCATAAATTTTTGAAGTGGTGGTTCCGATTCTGTTTTTGGCGAAATGGATCAACTGGGTTGATCTTCTTGCCTTCATGTATCTATCGAGGTTAAAAGTCAATGAAATCGATTCgttgatttttttgaaacCCGTCTTGGAGTCTGTAACGAAGAGATTCTTAGTGGACTCGCCATTCGTTGGCATTGTGATAACTCTATTGAATTCAGCTTTGGCCTTAGCTTTGGCCTcgtttctctttttcaaatcgGACTGGGTAGTATTCTTGGGTAATTTCTTGTATTCTCGTAGGTAAAGCAGGTTCCACAAGTCTTCGATCGGCGTGTAGTGGATACCTTGCAAGGGGATCAAGAACTGCAACTCAGCGAGCCTAACAAAAGTTTGGTGCACGTTGAATAGGTCTTCTTCTGCGGTTTCGCCTGATGAAAGCGATTGCAAGTAGTCCTTCACCTGGAGAGACCCCAGGGCAAGCACGTTGTGGATGATCTCCTGTGCAATGCTAATCAAATGCTGTTCTGTGTGTTCATTGAAATACTTGGTGACTCTGTAGCTGATATCACCAGAATATAGCATGAGAATGAGACCATCTTCGTTGAAGTAATAGTATATGGTTTTGCGTCCAGACAACGACgtttcttccaaatattgCACGCACCTCAATTGGATCAAACTGACAAGCACGGTTCTAATGCTGGAAAGCGAGAGATCAGGTACGTAGGACTGAATTTCTCTCGTAGAGAGTCTGCCCTTGTTGATCAAAACGGACAGAACCGCACTCGCACGCTCTCCCAAGTTCGATCTCGCTAGTTCTGTGTAGAGAAACCAGTCTGGGTTCAAAGTACGTTGCTCCAACGACGAAATATCAACTGGCTCCGTGCTGGCGGACTTACCTGACGTAGAGTCGTTAGATAAACCATTGACATGGCCATTGCCAGAGCTAGAGCATTCGGCCGAATTAACTACCGAATTTGCACCTGCATCGGGAATCAAAGCAGCCTGTGCAGCACTCATGGTCCCGGTCTAGTATAATACGATATATAAGTACACTCGCCGCCGCTGGATCCTCTATTCTCTGTCCTCTGTCAGTAGGAGGAAATCTGACtgatgcgatgagctagctgtgtgctgctgctgctaaTGCTATATAGGATCgattttcaatttttcaagctTCAGTCAGTCAGCTTCGACATTTTCAGCGTgaaattttcttttttaatttttaacagaaaaattaaaattaaaaaaaaaaaaaaaaaaaaaaaaagttttgtCAATAATTGTCACGTGTGTATCACGTGTCTGGTGTCCCAGAAATTTTTCTAGCATCACGAGGGACGAACCAATGATCTCCAAGAACGATATAACCGTGCGTCTGCACAACTCCGTCTGTTCGCTGGCACCATAGGCCCAGATCTACAGACGCTGAAACACACAAGAAAAGCCCCCAAGAAGCGGCCAATTGGCCCGCAGTTCGAGCCTGAGGCGACGCCAGTGCCAGGGTGGGCTGGCCTAGTGCCCCCGGGCTGCTGTTTCCACTGGTCCTACCACACTTATGCCAGTACTTAATTAtttggcttttttttttttttcctgtttttCTCGCGCACATATTGAATGaattatttttcaatttccaattttccaattttccATCGGTTCGAATTGATTTCaatatataaagaataaTCAAATAATTGGTTAGTTACAATTTATAGTTGggctttgaaagaagagtaGATAGATACGTTTTAAAGGGGCAGAGGGACCAGGTACGCAATATTCCGGCATTATAGCGCACTAAAGTCTTGAGACGGGGAATCAAGAAGACTTCcagttgaaaaagaaagttgAATAATATAGTGGAGAGTTCcaaaaaggaaagaatCACCATAGATAATAGATAATCAtaacaagaaagaataataacaagaaagaataataaGACGAAATGTTGTCCAACAGATTACAATTTGTGCAGCAAGCTGCTAGAAGATTGAGTATTTCAGCCAAGGATGGTTCTGGTAAGGTTTCCACTCTGGCTGTGAAGGTGCATGGTGGTGCCCGTTACGCTGACAAGGAAGGTGTTGCACACCTTTTGTCTAGATTCAACTTCCACAACACTGGTAACAAGTCTGCTTTGAGATTGGTTAGAGAGAGTGAGTTGTTGGGTGGTAAGTTCGAATCCACCGTCGACAGAGAATACATTACTTTGAAGGCTactttcttgaaggaaGACTTG
This genomic interval from Kluyveromyces marxianus DMKU3-1042 DNA, complete genome, chromosome 4 contains the following:
- the RPC82 gene encoding DNA-directed RNA polymerase III subunit C82 codes for the protein MSAAQAALIPDAGANSVVNSAECSSSGNGHVNGLSNDSTSGKSASTEPVDISSLEQRTLNPDWFLYTELARSNLGERASAVLSVLINKGRLSTREIQSYVPDLSLSSIRTVLVSLIQLRCVQYLEETSLSGRKTIYYYFNEDGLILMLYSGDISYRVTKYFNEHTEQHLISIAQEIIHNVLALGSLQVKDYLQSLSSGETAEEDLFNVHQTFVRLAELQFLIPLQGIHYTPIEDLWNLLYLREYKKLPKNTTQSDLKKRNEAKAKAKAEFNRVITMPTNGESTKNLFVTDSKTGFKKINESISLTFNLDRYMKARRSTQLIHFAKNRIGTTTSKIYAAALSLTEQLSNDLSHPLAKTGLFQDLDERTALYEDLKIDEENVKGVTFTATDLSRRLPKDLDLRGTLTYANQSTKRKQNRHQSNQMEKRIKTEDGFVVPPLPTVPEESEEDDLEDANLDMNSEDNDPHSVNLIDGHLRLLLSSGIPFIKESKPGQFFVPYSELIPTLKMHVYDSLIASTLGASSHRVLRCIRDNGLCTEKTITTTSLMREKDVRTVIGTLIRYNAIEIQELPRTADRAASRAVFLFRIKERHAFNTMKQNLTWNLARLIAKLEALKEENATLLKKANRDDVKGRELELLLASEINQLKLVNDREMNGLVRRHRLLSLWEVFKLF